A genome region from Acaryochloris marina S15 includes the following:
- a CDS encoding TIR domain-containing protein, translated as MTAQTILFLAANPKDTQPLRLDQELRDIGEGLQRAQHRDEFKLEQRLAVRPHDIQRAMLDLNPQIVHFSGHGNGDEGLAFEDVSGNTQLVSGEAIADLFNLFADQLRCVVLNGCYTEVQAKAISEHIPYVIGMKRAIGDKAAISFAVGFYDALGSGRDVEFAFKLGCTAIRMEGIEEHLTPVLIKKPITEETKDQDQPKAQARPTPTPSPMTPNADAPLEVFISYSHKDDDLREELDIHLSNLKRQGKIAAWHDRAIEAGEEWETQIKGHLESAQIILLLVSPPFMASNYCYDIEMQRAIDRHNEGTARVIPIILRPCDWKGSPFSKLQVLPKDAKPVTKWADRDEAFLDVVNGIRRAVETPLKK; from the coding sequence ATGACTGCCCAAACCATTCTCTTTCTCGCTGCAAATCCTAAAGATACTCAGCCTCTTCGATTGGATCAGGAGTTAAGGGATATTGGTGAGGGTTTACAGCGGGCTCAACATCGAGATGAGTTTAAGCTTGAACAGCGACTGGCGGTTCGCCCCCATGATATTCAGCGGGCCATGCTAGATCTGAATCCCCAGATCGTTCATTTCTCAGGCCATGGGAATGGGGATGAGGGCTTGGCCTTTGAGGATGTCAGTGGCAACACCCAGTTGGTCAGTGGTGAGGCGATTGCAGACCTGTTTAACCTGTTTGCCGATCAACTGCGCTGCGTAGTCCTCAATGGCTGCTATACCGAGGTGCAAGCAAAGGCCATCTCAGAACATATTCCCTATGTGATCGGGATGAAACGGGCGATTGGGGATAAAGCGGCGATCTCCTTTGCCGTGGGATTCTATGATGCCCTGGGGTCAGGACGAGATGTGGAGTTTGCCTTCAAGTTGGGCTGCACCGCCATTCGTATGGAAGGCATTGAAGAACATCTCACTCCCGTTCTGATTAAAAAGCCCATTACAGAGGAAACTAAGGATCAGGATCAACCCAAGGCTCAAGCTCGTCCAACACCTACGCCTTCTCCCATGACTCCAAACGCCGATGCCCCCTTAGAGGTCTTTATTTCCTATTCCCATAAAGACGATGATTTGCGAGAAGAGTTAGACATCCATCTCTCCAATCTGAAACGACAGGGGAAAATTGCTGCTTGGCATGATCGGGCGATTGAAGCAGGGGAAGAATGGGAAACCCAAATCAAAGGCCATCTGGAGTCCGCTCAAATCATTCTGCTACTGGTCAGCCCACCCTTTATGGCCTCTAACTATTGCTATGACATTGAGATGCAACGAGCGATAGACCGCCATAACGAAGGCACAGCCCGAGTCATCCCTATTATTCTGCGTCCCTGTGACTGGAAAGGGTCACCCTTCAGTAAGCTTCAGGTACTCCCTAAAGATGCCAAGCCCGTGACGAAATGGGCTGATCGCGATGAGGCATTTTTGGATGTCGTCAACGGGATACGGAGGGCGGTAGAGACCCCACTAAAAAAGTAG
- a CDS encoding tetratricopeptide repeat protein: MLQDLHQLLQKNNPVALTALAGMGGIGKTELALQYAISQLDQGQYPGGLCWLRVKGQELAAQIIEFAQTKLVLTLPDRLDEDQQVSYIWGQWPIGKVLIIFDDVMDLKTVQPYLPPSDPRYKVLITTRQDLGLSVHSLSIKELSDTSALSLLRTLVGADRIDAQLDDAQALCEWVGKLPLGLELVGRYLARKPDWSLQKLIKRLDSKRLEAKALTTPASGMTAQFGVAAALELSWVELNEAEQELACFLGMFAVAPIPWTLVEGCLSEQDKDDLEDIRDEGLKDRNLLKRIEQSTYQLHQIVQEFFRIKLNEDSEQGKSLKADYCRGMVAVAQGIDDSPTLDVIAQMSASIPHLEELINQWIDHLGDDQLIWPYVGIGRFYEGQGNYALALPWRQKCLEQTQQRLGTEHPDVALSLNNLALLYDNQGRYEEAEPLYTQALQMTQKLLGNEHLSVALSLNNLAGLYENQGRYEEAEPLYTQALQMKKKLLGNEHLSVALSLNNLAGLYENQGRYEEAEPLYTQALQMKKKLLGNEHPSVATSLNNLAALYKNQGRYEEAEPLYKQALQMRQKLLGNEHPDVAGSLNNLAALYDNQGRYEEAEPLYTQALQMTQKLLGNEHPYVALSLNNLAALYKNQGRYEEAEPLYTQALQMTQKLLGNEHPYVALSLNNLALLYKNQGRYEEAKSYLKQALKIVEVVLGPEHPSTRTMQNNLESIP, encoded by the coding sequence ATGCTGCAGGACTTGCACCAGCTCCTCCAAAAGAACAATCCAGTAGCCCTCACTGCATTAGCAGGCATGGGTGGGATCGGAAAGACTGAACTTGCCCTGCAATATGCCATCTCCCAGCTCGATCAGGGTCAGTACCCTGGAGGACTTTGCTGGCTGCGAGTGAAAGGCCAGGAGCTAGCCGCCCAAATTATCGAATTTGCCCAGACCAAGTTAGTCCTGACCCTCCCGGATAGACTCGATGAAGACCAACAGGTGAGTTATATCTGGGGGCAATGGCCCATCGGAAAGGTGCTGATTATTTTTGATGATGTGATGGACCTTAAGACTGTCCAACCGTACTTACCGCCATCAGATCCACGGTATAAAGTACTGATCACCACCCGACAGGATTTAGGTCTATCCGTTCATTCCCTTTCCATTAAAGAACTGAGCGATACGAGTGCCTTATCCCTACTGAGAACCTTAGTTGGAGCCGACCGCATTGATGCTCAGCTCGACGATGCCCAAGCCTTATGTGAATGGGTGGGTAAATTGCCCTTGGGACTAGAGTTAGTGGGACGGTATCTAGCCAGAAAGCCAGACTGGTCCCTCCAAAAGCTGATCAAGCGACTTGACTCCAAGCGACTGGAAGCCAAAGCCCTGACGACTCCAGCATCAGGAATGACCGCACAGTTTGGGGTCGCTGCTGCGTTGGAATTAAGCTGGGTAGAGCTGAATGAGGCAGAGCAGGAACTGGCTTGCTTTTTGGGGATGTTTGCGGTTGCTCCTATTCCTTGGACTTTGGTTGAAGGATGTCTATCCGAACAGGATAAGGATGACTTAGAAGACATCAGAGATGAAGGTTTGAAAGATAGGAACCTACTCAAACGAATAGAACAGAGTACCTACCAACTCCATCAAATTGTTCAGGAGTTCTTTCGGATTAAGTTGAATGAGGATTCCGAACAGGGGAAATCCCTCAAAGCCGATTATTGCAGAGGAATGGTTGCAGTTGCTCAGGGTATTGATGACAGTCCAACGCTTGATGTGATTGCCCAGATGAGTGCCAGCATTCCCCATCTAGAGGAACTGATCAACCAGTGGATTGACCACCTCGGTGATGATCAATTGATTTGGCCCTATGTCGGTATTGGTCGATTTTATGAAGGGCAAGGGAACTATGCATTGGCTTTACCTTGGAGACAAAAATGCCTGGAACAGACTCAACAAAGATTGGGCACCGAACACCCCGATGTCGCTCTTAGCCTCAATAACCTGGCATTACTCTACGACAACCAAGGACGGTATGAGGAGGCAGAACCCCTCTATACACAAGCTTTACAGATGACACAGAAGCTCTTGGGCAACGAACACCTCTCTGTCGCTCTTAGCCTCAATAACCTGGCAGGACTCTACGAGAACCAAGGACGGTATGAGGAGGCAGAACCCCTCTATACACAAGCCCTACAAATGAAAAAGAAGCTCTTGGGCAATGAACACCTCTCTGTCGCTCTTAGCCTCAATAACCTGGCAGGACTCTACGAGAACCAAGGACGGTATGAGGAGGCAGAACCCCTCTATACACAAGCCCTACAAATGAAAAAGAAGCTCTTGGGCAATGAACACCCCTCTGTCGCAACTAGCCTCAATAACCTGGCAGCACTCTACAAAAACCAAGGACGGTATGAGGAGGCAGAACCCCTCTATAAACAAGCCCTACAGATGAGACAGAAGCTCTTGGGCAATGAACACCCCGATGTCGCTGGTAGCCTCAATAACCTGGCAGCACTCTACGACAACCAAGGACGGTATGAGGAGGCAGAACCCCTCTATACACAAGCCTTACAAATGACACAGAAGCTATTGGGCAATGAACACCCCTATGTCGCTCTTAGCCTCAATAACCTGGCAGCACTCTACAAAAACCAAGGACGGTATGAGGAGGCAGAACCCCTCTATACACAAGCCTTACAAATGACACAGAAGCTATTGGGCAATGAACACCCCTATGTCGCTCTTAGCCTCAATAACCTGGCATTACTCTACAAAAACCAAGGACGGTATGAGGAGGCCAAATCTTATTTAAAGCAAGCACTAAAGATAGTAGAGGTCGTCTTGGGTCCAGAGCATCCTTCTACTCGGACCATGCAAAATAACTTAGAGTCCATCCCCTAG